A region from the Acyrthosiphon pisum isolate AL4f chromosome A1, pea_aphid_22Mar2018_4r6ur, whole genome shotgun sequence genome encodes:
- the LOC100159871 gene encoding menin, producing MSQKVFKEHSELFPIRDVPAVVDVFRKELEKKEPDLLLLSLVAGAIENTMTCVRPTTEVPIVVTAETNFDFDQVPLRLPDVELHIVEALYTKFYSLIKSSVDPLHFDDRDGHASRELVKRVSDVIWNTLTRSYYKDRAHLQSMYSYLTGSKLDCFGVAFAVVAACQILGYNDVHLALSEDHAWVVFGPDGSENAEVTWHGKGNEDKRGQKIKDSGPGHRSWLYVNGHPVICNRHMEVSALVSSINPSINQSNDALEVATLQKNLLWLLYDEGHLSKFPLALGNLGDLEELNATPGRPPCTALFEEAISAARIYYSDMFVYPYTYQGGYFYRHNMIKDAFASWANASQVISKYSFSKDDEELYKEMMDIAYELIPYSLKEMTCGKSRSILNNPQCYAYVLLIYDGLCLWEEDGTTPVLHIKWAKHFINSISKFDDSVRTRLIILEPKDSENDSGVLQDYHDTNMNNNNRPLPKEILNTIPGTEEETKSELHPGIKALTAACSERILNREFLLQGGGEPFVGSSDELPIPTSTPQAPTLETTLKDDEPETKIELKSKKMRSMKDLLIAKKLNTQAISLQMSAQSQGGKRHAPRDNAEPISRRSRRNNN from the exons ATGTCCCAGAAGGTATTCAAAGAGCACTCCGAGTTGTTTCCGATCCGCGACGTACCCGCTGTAGTGGACGTGTTCCGCAAAGAGCTGGAAAAAAAAGAACCGGACCTGTTGCTGCTGTCGCTGGTGGCTGGCGCCATCGAGAACACGATGACTTGCGTCCGACCGACCACAGAAGTGCCGATCGTCGTGACGGCTGAAACCAACTTTGACTTTGATCAGGTACCACTGAGGCTGCCCGACGTCGAGCTGCACATTGTGGAAGCTCTGTACACAAAATTCTACTCGCTCATTAAGAGCAGCGTTGACCCTCTGCATTTTGACGACCGAGACGGACATGCCAGCCGAGAACTTGTGAAAAGGGTGTCCGACGTCATATGGAACACGCTCACTAGAAGTTACTATAAAGACAGGGCACACTTGCAAAGCATGTATAGCTATTTAACAG gtTCAAAATTGGATTGTTTTGGTGTTGCGTTTGCTGTAGTAGCTGCTTGTCAAATACTCGGTTACAATGATGTTCATTTGGCTTTGTCTGAAGACCATGCATGGGTTGTATTTGGTCCAGATGGTAGTGAAAACGCAGAAGTTACCTGGCAtg GAAAGGGAAATGAAGATAAACGTGgacaaaaaattaaagattCAGGACCTGGTCATAGGTCATGGCTATATGTTAATGGCCACCCCGTAATTTGTAATAGGCATATGGAAGTATCAGCATTAGTTAGCTCTATTAACCCAAGTATTAACCAATCTAATGATGCTTTGGAAGTCGCCACTCttcaaaaaaatcttttgtGGCTTCTTTATGATGAAGGTCACTTATCAAAATTTCCACTTGCTTTag GTAACTTAGGTGATTTGGAAGAGTTAAATGCAACACCTGGAAGACCTCCTTGTACAGCCTTATTTGAAGAAGCTATTTCAGCTGCTCGAATATACTACAGTGATATGTTTGTCTATCCATATACTTACCAAGGTGGATATTTCTATAGACATAACATGATTAAAGACGCTTTTGCAAGTTGGGCCAATGCTAGTCAAGTTATAAGCAA GTATAGTTTTAGTAAAGACGATGAAGAATTATATAAAGAAATGATGGATATTGCTTATGAATTAATACCATACTCATTGAAAGAAATGACATGTGGCAAAAGTCGTTCAATATTGAATAACCCACAATGTTATGCGtatgtgttattaatttatgatggtCTTTGTCTTTGGGAAGAAGATGGAACAACCCCAGTATTACACATTAAATGggcaaaacattttataaattccatTTCTAAGTTTGATGATAGTGTGAGAACAAGACTTATCATATTAGAACCAAAA GATTCTGAAAATGATAGTGGTGTATTACAAGATTATCATGATActaacatgaataataataatcgtccaCTAcctaaagaaattttaaatactattccTGGCACAGAAGAAGAAACTAAATCAGAACTCCACCCTGGTATTAAAGCACTAACTGCAGCTTGCAGCGAGCGAATATTGAATCGAGAGTTCTTATTACAAGGTGGCGGAGAACCTTTTGTTGGTAGTTCTGATGAATTACCTATTCCTACTAGTACACCTCAAGCACCTACTTTAGAAACAACATTAAAAGATGATGAACCTGAAACCAAAATTGAGTTGAAAAGTAAGAAGATGAGAAGCATGAAAGATCTACTAATTGCAAAGAAATTGAATACACAAGCAATAAGTTTACAAATGAGTGCTCAGTCTCAAGGGGGAAAACGTCATGCACCTAGAGATAATGCAGAACCAATATCCAGGCGGAGTAGAAGAAATAACaactaa